In Candidatus Berkelbacteria bacterium, the following are encoded in one genomic region:
- the recJ gene encoding single-stranded-DNA-specific exonuclease RecJ yields MNQHTRESRWSVRKRLNRDLLEHLCLLRGFSADDLQPDYSAHLHDPNLLPDMVVARRLIRQAVENGSHVTIFGDYDADGTPASALLSMTLTKINVPHDVMLPTRSTGYGLHCEQVEEIIKRSKLLITVDTGINSLEEIKMAKDAGLGVIVLDHHLPGPELPVADAIIDPHRKDSTYPFAQLCGCALAFKLVCALVEDFHEITKGYCKWLLDLVAISTVADMMPLVGENRALVHYGLVVLRQNRRVGLQALLEEAGVQSDSITSSTIGFIIGPRLNASGRLSDNTPALRLLLTEDKKKAKALAKEIEQANVTRQSLVDEVLSEAREQLFKQNDNGDRIFTLFGRDWPSGVVGLVAGRLVFEYSRPVIVGSLQNGEIRASARSIEKYSIVDGLTRCATHLGTFGGHAQAAGLSTNASNWEKLSSALKRDAVNCLDEHDLVKRYVAEAFLEKSDLTTKVASSLEKLAPFGLGNTKPLLILRDADVADVRFIGSDARHLKMLLNSALGNLEVIGFDLADRYKQQSLKSGNFLGYLENNYFQGAERLQLRLVDFQPREAVIELA; encoded by the coding sequence ATGAACCAGCACACACGCGAAAGTCGTTGGAGCGTCAGAAAACGTTTAAATAGAGATTTATTAGAGCATCTTTGCCTGCTACGGGGATTCAGCGCAGACGACTTACAGCCAGATTATAGCGCTCATCTACATGATCCAAATTTACTGCCGGATATGGTCGTGGCCAGGCGATTAATTAGACAAGCTGTCGAAAACGGTTCGCATGTTACGATTTTTGGCGATTATGACGCAGATGGCACGCCCGCATCAGCGCTGCTATCTATGACTCTGACTAAAATTAATGTGCCACACGACGTGATGCTTCCGACAAGGAGCACCGGTTACGGCCTGCACTGCGAGCAAGTAGAGGAAATTATTAAACGATCGAAGTTATTAATTACCGTTGATACGGGGATAAATTCTCTCGAAGAGATAAAAATGGCTAAGGACGCCGGTCTCGGCGTGATCGTGCTCGACCATCACTTGCCCGGGCCCGAGCTCCCAGTAGCTGACGCAATAATTGACCCGCATAGAAAGGACTCCACCTATCCCTTTGCCCAGCTTTGCGGCTGCGCTCTCGCATTCAAATTAGTATGCGCACTAGTTGAGGATTTTCACGAAATAACGAAGGGGTATTGTAAGTGGCTTTTAGATTTGGTCGCCATTTCTACCGTTGCAGACATGATGCCGCTTGTCGGCGAAAACCGCGCCTTAGTCCATTATGGCCTTGTAGTGTTGCGACAGAATCGTCGGGTTGGGCTCCAAGCACTATTAGAAGAAGCTGGTGTTCAGTCAGACAGTATCACGTCTTCAACGATCGGTTTCATTATCGGCCCACGACTTAATGCAAGCGGTCGTTTAAGCGATAATACCCCGGCACTCAGATTGTTACTCACCGAAGATAAGAAAAAAGCCAAAGCGCTTGCGAAAGAAATTGAACAAGCCAACGTAACTAGGCAATCATTGGTCGACGAGGTACTTTCGGAAGCGCGTGAACAGTTATTTAAACAGAACGATAACGGTGACAGAATTTTCACTCTTTTTGGTCGAGATTGGCCCTCCGGTGTTGTTGGGCTCGTTGCCGGACGACTAGTCTTTGAGTATAGCCGACCAGTCATCGTTGGCTCGCTCCAAAACGGTGAAATTAGGGCAAGCGCGCGTTCAATTGAAAAGTATTCGATCGTCGACGGCCTAACGAGATGTGCGACGCACCTAGGAACTTTCGGCGGGCATGCCCAGGCGGCGGGTTTATCTACGAATGCTAGCAACTGGGAGAAACTATCCTCGGCGCTGAAAAGGGACGCCGTTAATTGCCTTGACGAGCACGACTTAGTGAAGCGATACGTTGCCGAGGCCTTTCTGGAAAAGAGCGACTTGACTACCAAAGTCGCATCTTCGCTCGAAAAGTTGGCGCCGTTCGGACTTGGTAATACTAAGCCTCTGCTAATTTTACGAGATGCTGACGTTGCCGATGTTCGTTTTATTGGCTCTGATGCCAGGCATCTTAAAATGCTATTGAACTCGGCACTAGGGAATCTGGAAGTTATTGGTTTCGATTTGGCAGATCGTTATAAGCAACAAAGCCTTAAAAGCGGTAACTTCTTGGGCTATTTAGAGAATAACTACT
- a CDS encoding FAD-binding protein, producing the protein MSIKFTKNSRTSESINSKFRSRFAERFLNNQPLALYVSASVGGVSEYVVIATSPEDLTDAAEIAVENKLEYAVIGGGTGTLPSEVGFPGLVIVNRSSGISFTQGSSVVTVSSGTTNQALLTAAASKNLGGIEFLSNVPGSIGGAVVSNATVGNLSISAHVKDVTCWVTDGEEHKIVTITGAELQFKPYDSLLTRPSIFPPVILNVKLQFALLPQEEIVRRLHINKARSALVNLSQPQVGSLTRPAFEAQPSLHPAGRKLRVLGLKFNPTTGIATATGRVGSSTYRELIEQLRQLAAGYGIELEERMSYLGYWPSKEEDNAPIRHG; encoded by the coding sequence ATGTCTATAAAATTTACGAAAAACTCCAGAACCTCCGAGAGCATTAACTCTAAATTCCGTTCCCGCTTCGCGGAACGGTTCTTAAATAATCAGCCGCTTGCGCTTTACGTATCAGCTTCTGTTGGTGGGGTTAGCGAGTACGTTGTTATCGCCACCTCGCCGGAAGATTTAACAGACGCGGCTGAAATTGCCGTTGAAAACAAGCTCGAGTATGCCGTTATCGGTGGAGGTACTGGCACTTTGCCTAGTGAGGTCGGTTTTCCCGGCCTTGTCATCGTCAACCGTTCCAGCGGTATCAGTTTCACGCAAGGCTCAAGTGTCGTTACGGTATCAAGCGGTACTACCAATCAAGCATTGCTAACTGCTGCTGCCTCAAAGAATCTTGGAGGCATTGAATTCTTGAGTAACGTGCCTGGCTCCATCGGTGGTGCAGTAGTTAGCAACGCTACGGTAGGAAACTTGTCGATAAGCGCTCATGTTAAAGACGTTACATGCTGGGTAACAGACGGCGAGGAACACAAAATTGTCACCATCACCGGCGCGGAGTTGCAGTTTAAACCGTATGATTCGCTGCTAACTCGGCCGAGTATTTTCCCGCCGGTCATCTTAAATGTTAAACTGCAATTTGCCTTATTACCCCAAGAAGAGATCGTTCGCCGTCTTCATATTAATAAGGCTCGAAGTGCGCTGGTAAATTTATCCCAACCGCAAGTTGGTAGTCTGACACGGCCGGCCTTCGAAGCTCAACCCTCACTTCACCCGGCGGGTCGTAAATTACGCGTTCTAGGGTTAAAATTTAACCCGACCACTGGTATCGCCACCGCCACTGGCCGAGTTGGTAGCAGTACTTACCGAGAACTCATTGAACAATTACGACAACTTGCAGCCGGGTACGGCATCGAACTGGAGGAGCGAATGAGTTACTTGGGGTACTGGCCGTCTAAAGAGGAGGATAATGCGCCAATCAGGCACGGGTAA